A stretch of the Neisseria sp. DTU_2020_1000833_1_SI_GRL_NUU_006 genome encodes the following:
- a CDS encoding Txe/YoeB family addiction module toxin, translating to MKHRFTTDAAEDLAYWKKHDARKVERIKLLLEDIKANHPKGIGKPEPLRHQKSGLWSRRIDREHRLVYSVEEDTVTVYACRYHYER from the coding sequence ATGAAGCACCGTTTTACCACCGATGCCGCCGAAGATTTGGCTTATTGGAAAAAGCACGATGCCAGGAAGGTTGAACGGATCAAGTTGCTTTTGGAAGATATTAAAGCCAACCATCCGAAGGGAATCGGTAAACCTGAACCGCTGCGTCATCAGAAATCGGGACTGTGGTCACGAAGGATTGATCGGGAACACCGTTTGGTTTACTCGGTAGAAGAAGATACGGTAACGGTTTATGCCTGCCGATACCATTACGAACGCTGA
- a CDS encoding type II toxin-antitoxin system prevent-host-death family antitoxin → MDYVISYTAAREDLAKVMTKVCEDQVVTHITRRNGGNCVLMSEEEYGSIMETLYLFGNPANAARLEHSLAQAEQGEFVEVDL, encoded by the coding sequence ATGGACTATGTAATCAGCTACACCGCAGCCCGTGAAGATTTGGCGAAGGTTATGACCAAAGTGTGCGAAGACCAAGTAGTAACACATATTACGCGCCGGAACGGAGGGAACTGTGTCTTGATGTCTGAAGAAGAGTACGGCTCTATTATGGAGACGCTTTACCTGTTCGGAAATCCTGCCAATGCTGCACGTTTGGAACACTCGCTGGCTCAGGCAGAACAGGGAGAATTTGTAGAGGTTGATCTGTGA
- a CDS encoding N-6 DNA methylase has translation MDNTVKDLKKLIYSFGATYKPSDVFRDFVELAALAIFNSYMRDDDWEIREERYHTIRREYKEEAFKIFPELLGVLASGCIRAVNVGSYEDFLGELYMDLGASNERNGQYFTPMSVSRMMARLVGIDAAEKLEKQRFVSLLEPCCGSGANLLAFAEHIADSGKVPTLHMAAVAVDIDVLCVWMCFVQCHFYGIPAKIIHGDSIKNEFYTAWRTVHWLRGGFEDDMKAEIEADKIAAFDAKQHSQDETKITAPLLTLEEQLVLF, from the coding sequence ATGGATAACACGGTTAAAGACCTGAAAAAACTCATTTATTCATTCGGTGCGACGTATAAGCCGTCTGATGTTTTCCGTGATTTCGTAGAGCTGGCAGCACTTGCGATTTTTAATAGTTATATGCGGGATGATGATTGGGAAATACGCGAGGAGCGATACCACACTATCCGCCGAGAATATAAAGAAGAGGCTTTTAAAATCTTTCCTGAGCTGTTGGGCGTTTTGGCTTCGGGCTGCATTAGAGCGGTGAACGTCGGAAGCTACGAAGATTTTTTGGGTGAGCTTTATATGGACTTGGGCGCGTCGAACGAGCGTAACGGGCAGTATTTTACGCCGATGTCAGTATCAAGGATGATGGCGAGACTGGTAGGAATCGATGCGGCGGAGAAACTGGAGAAACAAAGATTTGTTTCTTTGCTTGAGCCATGTTGCGGCAGCGGTGCGAATCTGCTTGCCTTTGCGGAACATATCGCAGATAGCGGAAAAGTTCCGACTTTACATATGGCAGCGGTTGCGGTCGATATAGACGTGTTATGTGTGTGGATGTGTTTTGTGCAATGCCATTTTTACGGTATCCCCGCAAAAATCATACATGGAGACAGTATAAAAAACGAATTTTATACGGCATGGCGCACAGTGCATTGGTTGCGTGGCGGTTTTGAAGACGATATGAAAGCCGAAATTGAAGCCGACAAAATAGCCGCTTTCGACGCAAAACAGCACAGTCAAGACGAAACGAAGATAACCGCCCCCTTATTGACATTGGAAGAACAGTTGGTTTTGTTTTAA
- a CDS encoding Y-family DNA polymerase, whose translation MFALIDGNSFYCSCERVFRPELKNIPVVVLSNNDGCVVTRSAEAKALGIKMGEPYFKVRHLVGQGRLKAFSSNYELYADLSRRMMETIAGCVPAVEVYSIDECFASMAGIENLAELGGQIRHRVLQWVGIPTCVGIAPTKTLAKFCNHLAKRYPDHFGGVVVWSDWNESVRLRALRSQGVDEIWGIGGKTAAKLAAQGIYTALDFVRADTATLRRRYGVTVERTQREMQGIACDGLYLEPQTRQNLVRSRSFGTCIETPEALQAAITHHISSGAEALRRDGLAASAVTVFLHTDFFREEAPQYHKSLSRNLAVPTADTVILNREAQNLLADVYRSGYLYKKCGIELHGLKPAGQVQTDLLQSETNNPVMEAWDKINRRYGRGHLKLASELLANNWEMNRDRLSQCYTTRFVDLLIV comes from the coding sequence ATGTTTGCCCTCATTGACGGGAACAGCTTTTACTGTTCTTGTGAAAGAGTTTTCAGACCGGAATTGAAGAATATCCCAGTCGTTGTCCTGTCAAACAACGACGGCTGTGTGGTTACCCGTTCTGCCGAAGCAAAGGCGCTTGGCATCAAGATGGGCGAGCCGTATTTCAAAGTAAGACATTTAGTGGGACAAGGCCGTCTGAAAGCCTTTTCCAGTAACTACGAACTCTATGCCGACTTGTCCCGCAGGATGATGGAAACCATCGCCGGTTGTGTCCCTGCGGTTGAAGTCTATTCAATTGACGAATGTTTCGCCAGTATGGCCGGTATCGAAAACCTCGCCGAACTCGGCGGCCAAATCAGACATCGCGTATTGCAGTGGGTTGGTATACCGACCTGCGTCGGCATCGCACCGACCAAGACGCTGGCCAAGTTTTGCAACCATCTTGCCAAACGTTACCCCGATCACTTTGGAGGAGTGGTGGTTTGGTCAGATTGGAATGAGTCTGTCCGCCTTCGTGCCTTGCGTAGCCAGGGTGTCGATGAGATTTGGGGAATCGGGGGGAAAACGGCGGCCAAACTCGCAGCACAGGGAATTTATACCGCATTAGACTTCGTTCGAGCGGATACTGCGACCCTACGCCGGCGATACGGTGTGACGGTCGAACGGACGCAGCGAGAAATGCAGGGTATTGCCTGTGATGGTTTGTACCTCGAACCACAAACAAGGCAGAATCTTGTCCGCAGCCGCAGTTTTGGAACGTGTATCGAAACGCCGGAGGCGTTGCAGGCGGCGATTACACATCACATCAGCTCGGGGGCGGAAGCCTTGCGTCGTGACGGACTGGCGGCTTCTGCCGTTACCGTATTCTTACACACGGATTTTTTTCGGGAAGAAGCCCCTCAATACCATAAGAGCCTGAGTCGTAACTTGGCCGTACCGACAGCTGATACCGTCATTCTGAACCGCGAGGCGCAAAATCTGTTGGCGGATGTTTATCGAAGCGGCTACCTCTATAAAAAATGCGGGATTGAATTGCATGGGCTGAAACCAGCCGGACAGGTACAGACTGACCTTTTGCAGTCCGAAACTAACAATCCGGTCATGGAGGCATGGGATAAAATCAATCGTCGGTACGGTAGAGGCCATCTGAAACTTGCGTCAGAACTATTGGCTAACAACTGGGAGATGAATAGGGACAGATTGAGTCAATGCTATACCACACGTTTTGTTGATTTACTCATAGTTTGA
- a CDS encoding phosphoglycerate kinase, with protein MGLDMYGYTMNAEFVGDRQTDVNVSEDERDEAELNQFAYWRKFNHLHGWMEKLYRQKGGKCDVFNCCTVRLELEDLERLEADLNEEKLEHTPGFFFGDSQIYPDDITETKTFIANARLAIAEGRAVFYDSWW; from the coding sequence ATGGGTCTTGATATGTACGGCTACACCATGAATGCCGAGTTTGTTGGCGACCGTCAAACCGATGTGAATGTGAGTGAAGATGAACGCGATGAAGCAGAACTGAATCAATTTGCGTACTGGCGGAAGTTTAACCATCTACATGGCTGGATGGAAAAACTATATCGGCAAAAAGGCGGTAAATGCGATGTATTTAATTGTTGTACGGTGCGGCTGGAACTAGAAGATTTAGAACGGCTGGAAGCTGATTTAAATGAAGAAAAACTAGAACACACGCCAGGCTTTTTCTTTGGAGACTCGCAAATCTATCCCGATGACATTACTGAAACCAAAACCTTTATAGCGAATGCGCGGTTAGCGATAGCTGAGGGGCGAGCAGTTTTCTATGACAGTTGGTGGTAA